One genomic segment of Alkalimarinus alittae includes these proteins:
- the lpxA gene encoding acyl-ACP--UDP-N-acetylglucosamine O-acyltransferase translates to MSIHPQAIVDPSAIIAEDVTVGPWSYIGPNVEIGAGTEIMSHVVVKGPTKIGKNNRIFQFSSVGEECQDKKYAGEPTRLEIGDNNIIRENCTIHRGTIQDQSLTKIGSNNLIMAYVHVAHDCVLGDNIILANNATLAGHVHVGDWAILGGGTMVHQFCKVGCHSMSAGGSIVLKDIPAFIMASGQSASAFGLNSEGLKRRGFSKEAMLELKRAYKTIFRQGLTLKQAIEALEDVATKVPEVDVLLQSLKHSDRGILR, encoded by the coding sequence ATGAGTATTCATCCCCAGGCAATTGTCGATCCGTCCGCTATTATTGCGGAGGATGTAACCGTAGGGCCATGGAGCTACATTGGGCCCAACGTAGAAATCGGGGCTGGTACGGAAATTATGTCCCACGTAGTGGTGAAAGGCCCTACTAAAATTGGAAAAAACAATCGTATTTTTCAGTTCTCAAGTGTTGGTGAAGAGTGCCAAGATAAAAAGTATGCAGGGGAGCCTACGCGACTTGAAATTGGCGATAATAATATTATTCGTGAAAACTGCACCATTCACCGTGGCACGATTCAGGATCAAAGCTTAACTAAAATTGGCAGTAATAATCTGATCATGGCCTATGTGCATGTCGCTCATGATTGCGTACTGGGGGATAATATTATCCTTGCTAATAATGCGACTTTAGCCGGTCACGTTCATGTGGGTGACTGGGCTATTTTAGGTGGCGGCACTATGGTTCATCAGTTCTGCAAAGTGGGTTGCCACAGTATGAGTGCAGGCGGCAGTATTGTATTAAAAGATATCCCTGCATTTATTATGGCGAGTGGTCAGTCAGCGTCTGCGTTTGGCCTGAACTCTGAGGGTCTTAAGCGTCGAGGTTTCTCTAAAGAGGCGATGCTTGAGCTTAAACGAGCGTATAAGACGATTTTTAGGCAAGGACTAACGCTCAAGCAGGCCATTGAAGCACTAGAGGACGTGGCGACAAAGGTGCCTGAAGTTGATGTACTGCTGCAATCACTTAAACATTCAGATCGTGGTATTTTGCGCTAA
- the fabZ gene encoding 3-hydroxyacyl-ACP dehydratase FabZ, with protein sequence MMDIDQILEYLPHRYPFLLVDRVTEIIPGSSIVGYKNVTINEPFFTGHFPGKPIMPGVLILEAMAQVSGILGFVTNGTKPTDGRIQYFAGSNRVRFKRPVIPGDQLVMESSLVANKHGIWKFDCRALVNGEVACVGEVMTAERES encoded by the coding sequence ATGATGGACATTGATCAGATACTTGAGTACCTACCTCATCGGTACCCGTTTTTGTTGGTCGATAGGGTAACGGAAATAATCCCAGGTTCGAGTATTGTAGGGTATAAGAATGTCACGATTAATGAGCCATTCTTTACTGGGCACTTCCCAGGAAAGCCTATCATGCCTGGGGTATTGATTTTGGAAGCGATGGCGCAAGTGTCTGGGATTCTAGGATTTGTTACCAATGGCACAAAGCCAACGGATGGCCGTATACAGTATTTTGCGGGCTCTAATAGAGTCCGCTTTAAGCGTCCGGTTATCCCAGGAGATCAACTGGTAATGGAATCCAGCCTTGTTGCTAATAAGCATGGTATCTGGAAATTTGATTGCCGGGCACTGGTCAACGGTGAAGTGGCTTGTGTTGGTGAAGTAATGACAGCTGAGAGAGAAAGTTAA
- a CDS encoding OmpH family outer membrane protein: MKLLRNLLLASCVMASFSAFADTKIGVVDIRAALFSSDAAKAFSESMAGEFKTQEMEVRAVQESGQKLQERIKKDAAIMSDTERTKLALELEEKAKEFKYLKGKLDSAVSTKKQAFIQESKPKVDQVLKDLVDSEKFDLIMPREAVVYSGQSLDITAKVIEKLNALK; encoded by the coding sequence ATGAAATTGCTTAGAAACTTACTTTTGGCAAGCTGCGTTATGGCCTCTTTTTCTGCCTTTGCAGACACTAAAATTGGTGTAGTTGATATAAGAGCGGCGCTTTTCTCTTCTGATGCTGCCAAAGCGTTTAGTGAGTCAATGGCGGGCGAATTCAAAACTCAAGAGATGGAAGTTCGTGCAGTTCAAGAGTCAGGTCAAAAGTTACAAGAGCGTATTAAAAAAGACGCAGCAATAATGAGTGACACGGAGCGTACTAAGTTAGCGCTTGAGCTCGAAGAAAAAGCGAAAGAGTTTAAATACCTTAAAGGCAAGCTAGACAGCGCAGTTTCAACTAAGAAACAAGCGTTTATTCAAGAGTCAAAGCCAAAAGTTGATCAAGTGCTAAAAGATTTAGTTGATTCTGAAAAGTTTGACTTAATTATGCCAAGAGAGGCAGTTGTATATAGCGGCCAATCGCTTGATATTACAGCAAAAGTGATCGAAAAACTTAACGCTCTTAAGTAA
- the rseP gene encoding RIP metalloprotease RseP encodes MEVLQSVLSLIITLGILVTIHEYGHFWVARRCGVKVLRFSVGFGKPIFSWYDKKGTEFAIASIPLGGYVKMLDEREGDVPSDQLHLAFNRQSVSKRIAIVAAGPIANFLFAIFAYWLMFILGFTVIAPVIGDVDDQSIAANAGVVSQQEIVAVDGNATNSWQSVNLGLLNRLGDTGKVELSLKGANQDSPTTIVININEWLSDQEMPNPIGEIGIHPYRPQIPPLIGVVSEGGSASAAGVQPGDRIVAVNGNAVDDWMDFVAVVRASAGATLTVELLRETAVVTVDLVPQEKAIAEGQVVGFIGAGVQQPQWPDHMMREVHYGPIDALTAALDKTWGDTVMTLSSIKKMIEGLISVKNLSGPITIARIANSTIQSGLETFLSFLALLSVSLGVLNLLPIPVLDGGHLLYYFVELIRGKPLSEKTQLFGLKVGISLVVMLMFVAFYNDLLRL; translated from the coding sequence ATGGAAGTTTTACAATCTGTTTTATCGCTCATTATAACCCTAGGCATTCTAGTAACCATTCACGAATATGGTCATTTTTGGGTTGCGCGTCGTTGTGGTGTTAAGGTTCTTCGTTTTTCTGTTGGCTTTGGTAAGCCCATCTTTAGTTGGTATGACAAAAAAGGAACTGAGTTTGCCATAGCGTCTATTCCTTTAGGCGGCTATGTGAAAATGCTTGATGAAAGGGAAGGGGACGTTCCTTCTGATCAGCTTCATCTGGCATTTAATCGACAGAGTGTGTCTAAACGAATTGCGATTGTTGCTGCAGGCCCTATTGCGAACTTTCTTTTTGCGATTTTTGCCTATTGGTTAATGTTTATTCTTGGCTTTACTGTTATCGCGCCAGTGATTGGTGATGTGGATGATCAGTCTATAGCGGCTAATGCTGGCGTTGTTTCTCAACAAGAGATTGTGGCTGTAGATGGGAATGCTACAAACAGTTGGCAAAGTGTTAACCTAGGTTTGTTAAATAGACTCGGTGACACTGGGAAGGTGGAGTTATCACTTAAAGGTGCTAATCAAGACTCTCCAACAACCATTGTCATTAATATTAATGAATGGCTTTCTGATCAGGAAATGCCGAATCCCATTGGTGAAATTGGCATTCACCCCTATAGACCGCAAATACCGCCATTAATTGGAGTTGTCTCGGAAGGTGGAAGTGCTTCTGCTGCAGGTGTTCAGCCGGGTGATCGTATTGTTGCTGTCAATGGAAATGCAGTTGATGATTGGATGGATTTTGTAGCGGTAGTAAGGGCTTCAGCGGGTGCTACATTAACAGTTGAGCTTTTACGTGAAACGGCCGTTGTAACCGTTGACTTGGTACCTCAAGAAAAAGCCATTGCAGAAGGACAGGTTGTTGGTTTTATTGGTGCGGGCGTTCAGCAACCTCAATGGCCAGATCATATGATGCGTGAAGTGCATTATGGCCCTATAGATGCTCTGACCGCTGCCCTCGATAAAACCTGGGGTGATACAGTCATGACGTTGAGCTCGATCAAAAAGATGATCGAAGGGCTTATTTCCGTAAAGAATTTGAGTGGCCCCATTACGATTGCTAGAATTGCCAACTCAACTATACAGTCGGGGCTTGAAACCTTTCTAAGTTTTCTGGCATTGTTAAGCGTGAGTCTCGGAGTGCTGAATCTATTACCAATTCCAGTATTAGATGGCGGCCATTTGCTGTATTATTTTGTCGAACTTATCAGAGGCAAGCCGCTTTCTGAAAAGACTCAGTTGTTTGGCTTAAAAGTAGGCATATCGTTAGTGGTCATGTTAATGTTCGTTGCTTTCTATAATGATTTGTTGAGGCTTTAA
- the ispC gene encoding 1-deoxy-D-xylulose-5-phosphate reductoisomerase encodes MKQITILGATGSIGLSTLDVISSHPDKYTVFALTANVNVEEMYRQCCVFNPRYAVMGCTDSAQALRELIKKHELQTDVISGEEGLKQVSEHPVVDMVMAAIVGAAGLKPTLAAVHAGKRILLANKEALVMTGSLFMAAAKKAGAEILPIDSEHNAIYQCMPADYRSGMALKHIRRILLTASGGPFRNTPLSELKHVTPDQACKHPNWSMGRKISVDSATMMNKGLELIEACWLFDTTPDNVQVHVHPESIIHSMVEYDDGSVLAQMGSPDMRTPIAYGLGWPERIESGVSSLDLFKIGQLNFEQPDEERFPCLRLAAEAYRKGGTACAILNAANEQAVEAFLNKQIRFDQIAVLIERVMAMVEPRQQADFDMIFEDDLAAREMAAKLIEQGL; translated from the coding sequence ATGAAACAGATTACCATTCTTGGTGCGACAGGTTCGATAGGCTTGAGCACGCTGGATGTTATTTCCAGTCATCCCGATAAATATACGGTATTCGCGCTAACGGCGAATGTTAATGTCGAAGAAATGTACCGGCAGTGCTGTGTTTTTAACCCTCGTTATGCCGTTATGGGGTGTACTGATTCAGCTCAGGCATTGCGGGAACTTATTAAGAAACATGAGCTGCAGACGGACGTTATATCGGGCGAAGAGGGATTAAAGCAAGTATCCGAACACCCTGTAGTTGATATGGTGATGGCGGCTATTGTGGGTGCAGCTGGACTAAAGCCTACATTGGCGGCTGTTCATGCTGGTAAAAGAATCTTGCTGGCAAATAAAGAAGCCTTAGTGATGACCGGCAGCTTATTTATGGCGGCGGCCAAAAAAGCCGGTGCTGAAATTTTACCCATTGATAGTGAGCATAATGCCATTTATCAATGTATGCCTGCTGACTATCGAAGTGGCATGGCGCTTAAGCACATCAGAAGGATTCTATTAACCGCTTCAGGTGGTCCATTCCGAAATACACCTTTATCAGAATTAAAACATGTGACGCCTGATCAAGCGTGCAAGCACCCTAATTGGTCTATGGGGCGTAAGATATCTGTTGATTCTGCAACCATGATGAATAAAGGACTTGAGTTAATTGAAGCCTGTTGGTTGTTTGATACGACGCCAGATAATGTACAGGTGCATGTTCATCCTGAAAGTATTATTCATTCAATGGTTGAATATGATGATGGCTCTGTCTTGGCGCAAATGGGCAGCCCAGATATGAGAACGCCCATTGCTTATGGCCTTGGTTGGCCTGAACGTATAGAGTCTGGCGTGTCTTCTTTAGATTTGTTTAAAATTGGCCAGCTTAATTTTGAGCAACCCGATGAAGAGCGTTTCCCGTGCTTAAGGTTGGCTGCCGAAGCCTACCGAAAAGGCGGAACTGCATGTGCAATTCTTAATGCCGCAAATGAACAAGCGGTTGAAGCGTTTCTTAATAAGCAAATCCGGTTTGATCAAATTGCGGTGTTGATTGAACGAGTAATGGCGATGGTAGAGCCACGACAGCAGGCAGATTTTGATATGATCTTTGAAGATGATTTGGCTGCTCGAGAAATGGCGGCTAAATTGATTGAACAAGGGTTATAG
- the lpxD gene encoding UDP-3-O-(3-hydroxymyristoyl)glucosamine N-acyltransferase has product MSSELEKQFTLSQLAEIVDAEVVGDSNTLVTGISTLQTAKKGDLSFLANPAYEKFLKETNASVVILSQSSAESCPCAALVVKNPYLAYATLSHYFAHTLTESKGTHSTAVVHETAVVDASAVIAANAVIEKGAVIGANVVIGAGCFIGENAVVAEQTRLYANVSVYHGVSIGKRCIIHSGAVLGADGFGIAPGSDGWNKIAQIGGVVVGDDVEIGANTTIDRGALDNTVIECGAKLDNQIQIAHNVVVGENTAIAACSGIAGSTRIGKNCILGGGCGIAGHLDITDNVHLTGMTLVTKSIKKPGVYSSGTAVEPNAQWRRNVVRFRQLDELANRVKKLEKDTK; this is encoded by the coding sequence GTGTCTTCAGAGCTAGAAAAACAGTTCACACTTTCTCAGTTGGCTGAAATCGTAGACGCTGAGGTTGTTGGCGACAGCAACACGTTAGTGACGGGTATTTCTACCTTGCAAACAGCTAAAAAGGGTGACCTCTCTTTTTTGGCTAACCCCGCTTACGAAAAGTTCTTAAAAGAAACCAACGCCTCAGTGGTGATCTTGTCACAGAGTAGTGCTGAAAGCTGCCCTTGTGCTGCGCTTGTAGTTAAGAACCCTTACTTGGCTTATGCAACACTCAGTCATTATTTTGCTCATACACTCACTGAGTCAAAGGGTACTCATAGCACCGCAGTCGTTCATGAAACGGCAGTTGTTGATGCTAGTGCGGTTATTGCAGCAAATGCAGTTATTGAGAAAGGTGCGGTAATTGGTGCTAATGTTGTTATAGGGGCAGGGTGTTTTATTGGCGAGAATGCGGTCGTGGCAGAACAGACGCGTCTCTATGCCAATGTGTCGGTGTACCATGGTGTGTCGATTGGTAAACGATGCATTATTCACAGTGGTGCGGTGTTAGGGGCTGATGGATTTGGCATAGCGCCAGGGTCGGATGGCTGGAATAAAATAGCACAAATTGGCGGTGTTGTTGTAGGTGACGATGTCGAGATAGGTGCAAATACGACGATTGACCGCGGGGCACTTGATAACACGGTTATTGAGTGTGGTGCGAAGCTAGATAATCAAATTCAAATTGCCCATAACGTGGTTGTAGGCGAAAATACGGCTATCGCGGCCTGTTCGGGTATCGCAGGTAGTACGCGTATAGGTAAAAACTGCATCCTAGGTGGTGGTTGTGGTATCGCAGGGCATTTAGATATTACAGATAATGTCCACTTAACCGGCATGACGCTGGTCACTAAGAGTATTAAAAAACCAGGTGTGTATTCATCTGGTACCGCCGTAGAGCCAAATGCTCAGTGGCGAAGAAATGTCGTTCGTTTTAGACAGTTAGATGAACTAGCGAACCGCGTTAAAAAATTAGAAAAAGATACTAAATAG
- the lpxB gene encoding lipid-A-disaccharide synthase, with the protein MSERPVRIGMVAGEISGDILGVGLIKELRRRYPNAIFEGIGGPLMIEEGFKTHVPMERLSVMGLVEVLGRLFELIGIRRKIRQYFLENRPDVFIGIDAPDFTLGLEESLRKSGIKTAHYVSPSVWAWRQKRVFKIARAVDLMLTLFPFEARFYKDHKVPVAFVGHPLADMIPLESPQVLAREKLGLLSTPIGPSQNVVALLPGSRSGEIHYLGEIFIETAKFMLSQNPDVKFLLPYVNEDRKQQIEEIMQRLGPELPITLIKGQSRDVMAASNVILLASGTATLEAMLLKRPMVVAYRMSAITFFIMKRLMKAPYIALPNLLANKALVPELIQAQASPQNLGKSLLQRLAKNSENEALNNEFIQIHQTLKQDASDKAAIAVSRLIDHDAN; encoded by the coding sequence ATTAGTGAGCGGCCTGTTCGTATCGGTATGGTTGCGGGTGAAATATCCGGTGATATCTTAGGTGTTGGTTTAATAAAAGAACTCCGACGACGCTATCCTAATGCCATTTTTGAAGGTATTGGTGGGCCTCTGATGATCGAAGAGGGCTTTAAAACGCACGTACCTATGGAACGACTTTCGGTAATGGGGTTGGTCGAAGTGTTGGGTCGGTTGTTTGAGCTGATTGGTATTCGCAGAAAGATTCGCCAGTACTTTTTGGAAAATCGGCCAGATGTCTTTATCGGTATTGATGCGCCTGACTTTACTTTGGGGCTCGAAGAATCATTGCGCAAATCTGGGATCAAAACTGCACACTATGTGAGCCCGTCAGTGTGGGCCTGGCGACAAAAAAGAGTGTTCAAGATTGCGCGCGCCGTCGACTTGATGCTGACACTTTTTCCCTTTGAAGCTCGGTTTTATAAAGATCATAAAGTGCCGGTTGCTTTTGTAGGGCACCCACTTGCCGATATGATCCCGCTCGAGTCTCCTCAGGTGCTTGCCCGAGAAAAGCTAGGGTTATTATCTACGCCTATAGGGCCCAGCCAAAATGTGGTGGCTTTATTGCCAGGAAGTCGCTCTGGTGAGATTCACTATTTAGGTGAAATATTTATTGAGACGGCTAAGTTTATGCTGTCTCAGAACCCAGATGTTAAGTTCCTTTTGCCTTATGTTAATGAAGATCGAAAGCAGCAAATAGAGGAGATTATGCAGCGGTTGGGGCCCGAATTACCCATCACTTTGATTAAAGGACAGTCTAGAGATGTGATGGCCGCGAGTAATGTAATTTTACTGGCATCAGGTACCGCAACGCTTGAAGCTATGCTGCTTAAACGGCCTATGGTTGTTGCTTATCGCATGAGTGCGATTACGTTTTTTATTATGAAGCGACTCATGAAGGCACCGTATATTGCGCTCCCCAACTTATTAGCCAATAAAGCATTAGTGCCTGAGTTGATTCAAGCTCAAGCCTCGCCACAAAATTTAGGTAAATCATTATTGCAGCGTTTAGCTAAAAATAGTGAGAATGAAGCATTAAACAACGAATTTATTCAAATTCATCAGACGCTAAAGCAAGATGCTAGCGATAAAGCGGCAATAGCTGTATCGAGGTTGATTGATCATGATGCCAACTGA
- the rnhB gene encoding ribonuclease HII translates to MMPTDDFECLYQGHLLAGVDEVGRGPLAGDVVAAAVILDPNAPIEGLNDSKKLTEKKRERLFDEIKEKALSWALGRASVAEIDDINILQASLLAMKRAVESLPVTPEYALIDGNKSPALSIPNETVVKGDSRVAAISAASILAKVTRDREMVALDKTYPEYGFAGHKGYPTAVHMKAIKEHGVTAIHRRSFRPVRECLMLNRTNVGLKDLI, encoded by the coding sequence ATGATGCCAACTGATGATTTTGAGTGTCTGTATCAAGGGCATCTATTAGCGGGTGTTGATGAAGTAGGGCGCGGACCGTTGGCTGGGGACGTTGTTGCTGCCGCTGTAATATTAGACCCTAATGCGCCTATTGAAGGGCTTAATGACTCGAAGAAATTGACTGAAAAAAAACGAGAACGCTTATTTGATGAGATTAAAGAAAAAGCGCTGTCGTGGGCATTAGGTCGAGCTTCGGTTGCAGAGATAGATGATATAAATATTCTGCAGGCATCATTATTAGCCATGAAGCGTGCAGTAGAAAGCTTGCCTGTAACGCCTGAGTACGCGCTCATAGATGGTAATAAGAGCCCCGCTCTTAGTATTCCAAATGAGACTGTTGTTAAGGGTGATAGCCGTGTTGCGGCTATTAGTGCGGCTTCAATTCTGGCAAAAGTTACGCGAGATAGGGAGATGGTCGCGCTCGATAAAACGTATCCTGAATATGGCTTTGCAGGTCATAAAGGTTATCCCACCGCGGTTCATATGAAAGCGATTAAAGAGCATGGCGTGACGGCTATTCACCGAAGAAGTTTTCGGCCTGTGCGAGAGTGTTTAATGTTGAATCGGACAAACGTGGGGTTAAAAGATCTGATTTAA
- the bamA gene encoding outer membrane protein assembly factor BamA, which yields MTFADEFEVKDIRVDGLQRVSAGTVFSAFPVNVGDEVDSVRLVEASKNLFKSGLFTDIQLGREDGDLLITVAERPSISKIEIDGNKAISTDDLMDGLKSAGMYEGQVFQRVTLERLELEILRSYVAQGRYNASVEAEVENQPRNRVAIKLNINEGDVASIQHINVVGNNAFSDEMLLDLMELKTPGMFSMFTSDDKYAKEKLSGDLERIRSFYLDRGYIKFNIESTQVAISPNKEDVFITLNITEGPLYTISDIQLKGELIVDEEEIRRLVLVKEGDTFSRRLLTTTSDVISRRLGTEGYTFANVNAIPEPHDDNTATITFFVDPGRRTYVRRINFRGNVNTADEVLRQEMRQMEGASASTNLIETSKSRLERLGFFKTVSVETPAVPGNADQVDVNYSVEEQASGSLSASLGFSQDSGFILGLNVSENNFFGTGRRVSMGLNTSRSVKSARFSYLNPYYTVDGVSRGFSVFAKETDFDDLNTSAYILDTIGGAVTFGYPINNYSRLNFGLTATNDKLEAGDESALEIVDFVEENGNDFDNLTVDLSWTRNTLNRGIFATKGLSQSLSANITTPEISDLQFFKVNYRTNFYQPIDRFHTWVLRLRSDLGYGDGYGDTSELPFYENYFAGGMGSVRGYESNTLGLMGTQSPTDASRPRAFGGNILVEGSAELIFPIPFIDDQSSMRTALFFDAGNVFDSSRDYDPEFSELRMSTGVSFQWITAIGPLGFALAKPLNKQEGDETQVFQFTLGQNF from the coding sequence GTGACATTCGCAGATGAGTTTGAAGTTAAAGATATTCGTGTTGACGGACTGCAAAGGGTTTCTGCAGGCACCGTATTTAGCGCATTTCCTGTGAACGTAGGGGATGAAGTCGACTCTGTTCGCTTAGTTGAAGCGTCAAAGAACTTATTTAAAAGCGGCTTATTCACTGATATTCAACTGGGTCGAGAAGATGGCGACTTATTAATAACAGTTGCAGAAAGACCTTCTATCAGCAAGATAGAAATCGATGGAAACAAAGCGATCTCGACAGACGATCTAATGGATGGTCTTAAGTCTGCAGGCATGTACGAAGGACAGGTATTTCAACGGGTCACGCTAGAACGGCTAGAGCTTGAAATTCTACGTTCTTATGTGGCTCAGGGGCGTTATAATGCATCAGTCGAGGCTGAGGTAGAAAATCAGCCTCGAAATAGGGTCGCAATTAAACTTAACATCAATGAAGGCGATGTAGCGTCTATTCAGCATATAAATGTTGTCGGAAATAACGCCTTCTCAGATGAGATGTTGCTAGACCTCATGGAATTGAAAACGCCTGGCATGTTTTCGATGTTTACCAGTGATGATAAGTATGCCAAAGAAAAGCTAAGTGGAGACTTAGAAAGAATACGCTCTTTCTATCTTGATCGCGGTTACATCAAGTTTAATATCGAATCGACTCAAGTTGCGATCTCTCCAAATAAAGAAGATGTGTTCATCACCTTGAATATTACAGAAGGTCCGCTATACACCATTAGCGATATACAGCTAAAAGGCGAACTTATTGTTGATGAAGAGGAAATACGACGTCTTGTGCTAGTTAAAGAGGGTGATACGTTCTCACGTCGGCTTTTAACCACAACGTCTGATGTTATCTCTCGTCGTCTTGGTACAGAAGGTTATACCTTTGCGAACGTGAACGCGATACCAGAGCCTCATGATGATAACACCGCCACGATCACCTTCTTTGTTGATCCTGGCCGACGAACCTATGTTAGGCGCATTAACTTTAGAGGCAATGTAAATACAGCCGATGAAGTGCTTCGCCAAGAAATGCGTCAAATGGAAGGCGCTTCCGCTTCTACAAACCTGATAGAAACTTCAAAAAGCCGACTAGAAAGGCTGGGGTTCTTCAAAACTGTTTCGGTAGAAACACCTGCAGTACCAGGTAACGCAGACCAAGTTGATGTTAACTACAGTGTAGAAGAACAGGCGTCGGGTAGTTTGTCAGCCAGTCTTGGCTTCTCACAGGATAGTGGTTTTATTCTAGGCTTGAATGTTTCAGAGAATAACTTTTTTGGAACAGGGCGACGCGTTTCAATGGGGCTTAATACCAGTCGATCAGTTAAGAGTGCACGTTTCTCATACTTAAATCCTTATTATACGGTTGACGGGGTAAGCCGCGGCTTCAGCGTGTTTGCTAAAGAAACAGATTTTGATGACCTGAATACGTCGGCTTATATTCTCGACACCATCGGGGGGGCAGTCACCTTTGGTTATCCTATTAATAACTACTCGCGTCTAAATTTTGGGTTAACAGCAACCAACGATAAGTTAGAAGCCGGTGATGAGTCTGCGTTAGAGATTGTCGATTTTGTTGAAGAAAACGGTAATGATTTTGATAACTTAACAGTGGATTTAAGCTGGACCCGCAATACCCTTAATAGGGGAATATTTGCGACTAAAGGTCTTTCTCAAAGCTTATCAGCCAATATCACAACGCCTGAAATCAGTGACCTTCAGTTCTTTAAGGTAAATTATAGAACTAATTTTTATCAGCCTATTGATCGTTTTCATACTTGGGTGTTACGTTTACGCTCAGACCTAGGGTATGGTGATGGCTATGGCGATACTTCTGAGCTACCGTTTTATGAAAACTATTTTGCGGGTGGCATGGGGTCTGTTAGGGGGTATGAGTCTAATACATTAGGCTTAATGGGAACCCAAAGCCCAACTGATGCATCAAGGCCGAGAGCTTTCGGTGGTAATATACTGGTAGAGGGTTCAGCTGAACTTATCTTCCCGATACCGTTTATTGACGACCAGAGTTCAATGCGAACTGCGCTGTTTTTTGATGCCGGTAACGTATTTGATTCTAGTAGAGATTATGACCCTGAATTCTCAGAGCTGCGAATGTCAACAGGCGTAAGCTTTCAGTGGATAACGGCTATAGGGCCGCTTGGGTTTGCATTAGCTAAACCGCTTAATAAGCAAGAAGGCGATGAGACGCAGGTGTTCCAGTTCACCTTAGGGCAGAATTTTTAA
- a CDS encoding phosphatidate cytidylyltransferase, whose amino-acid sequence MLKQRIITGLILAPIAIGGIFFLPPFEFSLFIGFVIAVGGWEWANLAGFSKQIERVAFAAFIALLLYLSTLLSSTAVLGASVLGWVAALYLITQYPGKKLLWECRFRRLLMGVFVLVPAWVGLVAIRETDVLAYNGQLVDVRYLIIYIMFIVWGADVGAYFAGKTWGNKKLAPNVSPGKSWAGVYGGLATTVLFAVIASVMLAMPIVDTLLLIVITLITAIFSVVGDLFESMLKRHRGIKDSSQLLPGHGGVLDRVDSLTAAVPVLTFLLILAGWF is encoded by the coding sequence GTGCTTAAACAACGGATTATTACCGGATTAATTCTTGCGCCTATCGCCATTGGTGGGATTTTCTTTTTACCTCCCTTTGAATTCTCATTGTTCATTGGCTTTGTTATTGCCGTTGGTGGTTGGGAGTGGGCTAACCTTGCAGGTTTTAGTAAGCAGATTGAACGAGTGGCGTTTGCCGCTTTTATTGCGCTTCTACTTTATCTTTCAACGTTATTAAGCTCAACCGCTGTTTTGGGGGCAAGTGTATTGGGCTGGGTCGCAGCGCTTTATTTGATCACACAATACCCAGGTAAGAAACTGCTATGGGAGTGCCGCTTTAGACGACTATTAATGGGTGTTTTTGTACTTGTACCTGCTTGGGTGGGCTTGGTTGCAATAAGGGAAACTGACGTTTTAGCCTATAATGGTCAGCTTGTGGATGTTCGCTACCTGATTATTTATATCATGTTCATTGTATGGGGTGCAGATGTCGGTGCTTATTTTGCGGGTAAAACTTGGGGAAATAAAAAGTTGGCGCCTAATGTATCACCCGGTAAGTCTTGGGCAGGGGTTTATGGCGGATTAGCAACGACGGTTTTGTTTGCTGTAATCGCATCTGTCATGTTGGCAATGCCGATTGTAGACACCTTGTTATTGATTGTGATTACGCTGATTACGGCTATCTTTTCTGTTGTAGGTGATCTATTTGAAAGTATGCTCAAGCGACATAGAGGCATAAAAGATAGTAGCCAGCTGTTGCCGGGTCATGGTGGAGTGTTGGATAGAGTGGATAGTCTTACTGCTGCAGTTCCCGTTTTAACTTTTCTTTTAATACTTGCAGGCTGGTTTTAG
- the fdxA gene encoding ferredoxin FdxA has translation MTFIVTDNCVKCKYTDCVEVCPVDCFYEGPNFLVIDPDECIDCALCEPECPANAIFSEDELPADQVQYVEINAELCQTWPNITEQKDPLPDAAEWDGVENKLQYLER, from the coding sequence ATGACATTTATTGTTACCGATAACTGTGTGAAATGTAAGTACACTGATTGCGTTGAAGTATGCCCAGTCGATTGTTTTTATGAAGGGCCAAACTTCCTCGTCATTGATCCTGATGAGTGTATTGACTGTGCGCTATGTGAGCCAGAGTGCCCTGCAAACGCCATTTTTTCTGAAGATGAATTGCCGGCAGATCAAGTGCAGTACGTAGAAATCAACGCAGAGCTTTGCCAAACCTGGCCTAACATCACTGAGCAGAAAGACCCGCTTCCTGATGCAGCTGAATGGGATGGTGTTGAGAACAAATTGCAATATTTAGAGCGATAA